A window of the Eulemur rufifrons isolate Redbay chromosome 6, OSU_ERuf_1, whole genome shotgun sequence genome harbors these coding sequences:
- the RNASEH2C gene encoding ribonuclease H2 subunit C, translating into MESSDEAAIEKHRVHLRPVTLRDAAPTALHLLPCEVLVSQSAPVGRFFTPAIRQSPDGLEVSFRGRSLRGEEVAVPPGLVGYVMENEEKLIGKQDFSGGLENDNQEEERKPVEPSEPLERDFDRFIGATASFSHFTLWGLETIPGPDAKVRGALTWPSLAAAIHAQVPED; encoded by the exons ATGGAGAGCAGCGACGAGGCGGCCATCGAGAAGCACCGCGTCCACTTGCGCCCAGTCACGCTGCGCGACGCAGCCCCCACTGCGCTGCACCTGCTGCCCTGTGAGGTGCTGGTGAGCCAGTCGGCCCCCGTGGGACGCTTCTTCACGCCCGCCATCCGCCAGAGTCCGGACG GACTGGAAGTGTCGTTTCGGGGCCGCAGCCTACGGGGCGAAGAGGTGGCGGTGCCGCCCGGCCTCGTGGGATACGTGATGGAGAACGAAGAGAAGTTGATAGGGAAGCAGGACTTCTCGGGGGGGTTGGAAAATGACAATCAGGAAGAGGAGCGGAAGCCGGTGGAACCCTCAGAGCCGCTGGAGCGGGACTTT GACCGTTTTATCGGAGCCACCGCCAGTTTCAGCCACTTCACCCTGTGGGGCCTAGAGACCATCCCTGGCCCGGATGCCAAAGTGCGCGGAGCCCTAACTTGGCCCAGCCTCGCTGCAGCG ATTCACGCACAGGTGCCAGAGGACTGA